GCGCATCTCACCCAAGCAGTTTCATGCGGCGAACGGAGTCGAGGACTGGCGGGTGCTCTTTGACGGAGCGAAGGCGTACTTCGCCACCGGCTCGTTTGCGAAAGGTGTTGAACTGGTCGAGGCCATCGGGCGGCTCGCTGACGCCGCGAACCATCATCCCGACGTCGATTTGCGCTACCCCGGCGTGACGGTGGGCCTGTTCACGCATGAGGTCGGCGACATCAGTGACCGCGACGTCGCGCTCGCGCAGCAGATCTCGACGGCGGCCCGCGAGCTCGGCATCGCGGCCGACCCGTCCAAGGTGCAGACCGTGCAGGTCTCGATTGACGCGCTCGTCATTCCAGAGGTTCTGCCGTTCTGGAGCGCCGTGCTCGGCTACAACCAGTTCAGCGATGAGGACGTTGTGGACCCGCTGGGCCGCGGCCCGTGGGTCACCTTCCAGCAAATGGATGAGCCCCGACCCGGGCGCAATCGCATCCATATCGATGTCTCGGTTCCGCGCGATCTGGTCGAGACGCGCATCGCGGCGGCACTGGCGGCCGGCGGCCACATCGTCACCGACGCGTACGCACCGCACTGGTGGACGCTCGCCGACGCGGAGGGCAACGAGGTCGACGTCGCACCCTGGCGAGAAGACAGCGACTAGATCACTGCTTGGCCGCTTCGTGCTCGAAACCGTCGAGCAACCAGGTGAGCCCGTCCGTGAAAACGTGATCGGCACGCGAATCGCCGGGCGAGGCATCCCGCGACCCCGAAGCATCCGGCGAACCACCTGAGACCATCGTGAAGACAGAAAGCTGCGAGAGCCGCTCATCGATATCCGGGTGTTCCGCTCGCGGTCGTTCGCAGCGGCATCCGGGTTGCTGTTCTTCGTCATTATGGTCTGATGGGCGCGATGCTGCTCGTGCCGCTGTACTTTCAGCTGGCACGCGACGACAGCGCGCTACTCGCCGGCCTCTTGCTGGCGCCCCAAGGCCTGGGTGCAGCGATCGGCATCGCAGCGCGCTCGTCACTCGTCGACCGGATGTCCGCC
The Rathayibacter sp. SW19 DNA segment above includes these coding regions:
- a CDS encoding VOC family protein is translated as MVERISPKQFHAANGVEDWRVLFDGAKAYFATGSFAKGVELVEAIGRLADAANHHPDVDLRYPGVTVGLFTHEVGDISDRDVALAQQISTAARELGIAADPSKVQTVQVSIDALVIPEVLPFWSAVLGYNQFSDEDVVDPLGRGPWVTFQQMDEPRPGRNRIHIDVSVPRDLVETRIAAALAAGGHIVTDAYAPHWWTLADAEGNEVDVAPWREDSD